The following are encoded together in the Panicum virgatum strain AP13 chromosome 6K, P.virgatum_v5, whole genome shotgun sequence genome:
- the LOC120712287 gene encoding heavy metal-associated isoprenylated plant protein 23-like: MGAVMSALAGASRERQSRRRKQFHTVELKVRMDCDGCELKVRNTLARMRGVESVEINRKQQKVTVQGFVEPQRVLRRAQSTGKRVELWPYVPYTNPYVAPPVYDKRAPAGHVRRVDALIAPAAGREEDLATIFSDDNLNGCSVM; encoded by the exons ATGGGAGCCGTGATGTCGGCGCTGGCGGGAGCCAGCAGGGAGAGgcagagcaggaggaggaagcagtTCCACACGGTGGAGCTGAAGGTGAGGATGGACTGTGACGGCTGCGAGCTCAAGGTCAGGAACACTCTTGCCAGAATGAGAG GGGTGGAGTCGGTGGAGATCAACCGGAAGCAGCAGAAGGTGACGGTGCAGGGGTTCGTGGAGCCGCAGCGGGTGCTCCGGCGAGCCCAGTCCACGGGGAAGCGCGTCGAGCTGTGGCCCTACGTGCCCTACACCAACCCCTACGTCGCGCCGCCGGTGTACGACAAGAGGGCGCCGGCGGGCCACGTCCGCCGGGTGGACGCCCTcatcgcccccgccgccggccgcgaggAGGACCTCGCCACCATCTTCAGCGACGACAACCTCAACGGCTGCTCCGTCATGTGA